The Sandaracinaceae bacterium region GCGATTACATCCATTTCTTCTACAATCTCGAGCGGCGCCACTCGCTGCTGGATTACCTCAGCCCTGTCGAGTTCGAACTGAAGACCCAGGTCGCCGCGTCGGCGGCATAGTCAGACTGTCCACGAGACCGGGGGAACCTCAGTCACCGAAGCGGAAGCGGGCCCCCGCAGGCGGACAGCGATGCGGAAGCGAGTACGGAAGCACTTACGGAAGCGAGCCCCACCGAGAGCCGGCGGATACGCGCCGAGCTCACCGCGTCCCCCAAATCGCGTCTCCCCGCCGAAAACACTGATCGACAGCGTCGAAATCGGCGTGACGCGTTCAAAACACTGACAAACAGTGTTTCAAACGCGTCGCTCCGAAAAAGAGACAAACATTTTGCCATTCTGTCGATCTGCGCGCCGCAAACACTAATTGTTTGTCAAAATGTCGGTCCACCCACCGCCAAAGACTAACCATCAGTGTCTTCGGCGCGCCGTCCCGTTCCGAGCCCAGTCCACCCGTGATCGGCGCGCTGTAAGCCCTCGCCCGGCCACGCGTTGTCGCCTCATGCGCCGCTGGCTCGCCCTCTCCCTCTGCCTCTCCTTCTCAGCCCCCAGCGTGGCCGCCGCCGACGACGCCGAGGACACGCGCCGCGCGTGGGGCGCGTTCTTCGCCCAGACCGGGTTCGGGCTTGGCGCGCTCGGGGGCGCCGGCTTCGTGGCGCTCGAGGGAGAGGACGCGCTCCCCGCGGGGGTCCTGCTCAGCACGGTCTTCACCGCCAGCGGCTCCCTGCTGGGCCACGCGGCGCGTGAGGGCGGCTGGTCCCCCTCGCTGGGCTGGGCCCTGACCGGGCTCTACCCGGGCGCCGCGCTCGGGGTGGCCGCCGGCTCGATGGCCGCGCTGGATCAGAGCGCGGACCGAGCCCTGCACATCGGCGTTGGGCTCGGCATCGGCGCCGCGCTGGGCGCCCTCGGGCTCTGGCTCGACCACGCGCTCGGCGGCAACCCCAGCGCCGTGCTGCTGGGGCTGTGGTCGGGGTTCACGGCCGGCGGGCTGCCGGGGCTCGGGTTCATGCTCACCGCCGAGCGACCGGAGGGGCTCGTGGCGCCGCTCGCGGGCGCGCTGGTCGGGGCGCTCATGGGCGCGCTGCTGGGGGAGCTGCTCCGCTGACGCGCCGCGCTCAGAACATCCCGGTGACGTTGACCTGGAGCTGGAGGCGGACCTGCTCGTCGACGCGGAAATTCCGGCCGGGGAGGTCGAGCACGGGGCGGTGGTGCGGGTTGATGACACCGCGGCGGCAGGTGCCCACCCGCGGGTCGTCCGGGTCCTGCGCCTCGAAGTTCGGGTTGCAGGCGTCGGCGTAGGTGATGACGTAGGGCGCGACGTACCAGAGGTCC contains the following coding sequences:
- a CDS encoding IS3 family transposase, with the translated sequence DYIHFFYNLERRHSLLDYLSPVEFELKTQVAASAA